DNA sequence from the Bradyrhizobium sp. CIAT3101 genome:
TGATGTTGCCCCAGGTCGGCGTCTCCGGCGAGATGCCGGCGCCGAGGAAGGAGAGGATGGCCTCGGTGAGGATCGCGGACGCGCAGACATAGGTGCCCTGGACGATCAGCGGCGCGATCGTGTTCGGCATCAGGTGCCGCCACATGATCTTCGGCAGCGAGGAGCCGACCGAGATCGCGGCTTCCACATAGGGCTCCTCACGCGCCGACAGGACGACCGAGCGCACTAGGCGTGCCACGCGCGGGATTTCGGGGATCGTGATCGCGACCAGCACCGTCCAGATGCTCGCGCCGGACAGCGACACCACGGCGATTGCAAGCAGGATGCTCGGCATCGCCATCAGGCCGTCCATGATGCGCATCAGGACGGAATCGATCAGCTTGAAGAAGCCGGAGACGAGACCGATCACAAGGCCGATGGCGATCGAGAGGATCGCCGAGCCGATGCCGATCAGGAGCGAAATGCGGCCGCCATAGAT
Encoded proteins:
- a CDS encoding ABC transporter permease, giving the protein MSVDTLPQSSIPITSPLRPRFGFLTSTPIIATATVLLALIVLISILAPLIAPHDPIQLAPSQRLKPASAQFLLGTDAYGRDLLSRVIYGGRISLLIGIGSAILSIAIGLVIGLVSGFFKLIDSVLMRIMDGLMAMPSILLAIAVVSLSGASIWTVLVAITIPEIPRVARLVRSVVLSAREEPYVEAAISVGSSLPKIMWRHLMPNTIAPLIVQGTYVCASAILTEAILSFLGAGISPETPTWGNIMAEGRQYFQLKPTLIFWPGLLLSIAILSINLIGDAARDALDPRMKQREGK